Proteins encoded together in one Cydia pomonella isolate Wapato2018A chromosome 10, ilCydPomo1, whole genome shotgun sequence window:
- the LOC133522233 gene encoding uncharacterized protein LOC133522233, which yields MGDMEVENSTAQNDVIFEAHENAPFGIETAAEAAPVPLSPVQIQQEYFENLPDCDWVKYELHNRNYLLQNMAFALFGSPSTEGELSEVRNESDVHLEGYTHRQREQVMRVYEKVCEQSKYTQNDEDVMISVLLIVCARPKPVKFYQLTPSNHWLDLHQKADSEIWCTAVFRVRKCIPQTVGAKSCKVFIDEDARVYQDWESYLLNNTQPKCVLIVPENGEYDGTIIEGGDQTFAVKLTVAPSPTLGIKAQVLSTVDTASTVASIGAIGVLGVAAFTPVAPVVLAGAAVATVSTCLYGLVRSSLHLHDRSSHEQTISPTDAEARGSWLNIAASSVGLAAGAASNLLARSAAAGTNMTKTGQALAVSVEVLRHANLVTGGAGVVNSLVHIILKYRHGEQPTKLELFQFTAATLFFCHAVMSNKTAQSIIEDAQAKAINEYRATLRSNRHRKIFDKLSAESRRVAGTVQGNTEVIRGIQSIGDKDQYFASVLKINKDINTHKLRISMTADGQVNLNAQHKFNPADLSMLDSNGRSQLFNSLGPDTLPAKNVPTKLSTPITASRYIDTQEEENNNLLVGIHPGEVLRIGTYLVRISASGTQNIAKLLEDLSQEIYANLMTVVFNILSNLLPNDIARLRLLSPDEDLVMQIVNFVFNYMKHQRPLGEPCAENDNGIIYVLKEFFQEGRVRQDIILLLKDRLMTWVEEEIDARAQRFPNKKQIICDLCQGIRFA from the exons ATGGGAGATATGGAAGTAGAAAATTCCACTGCGCAAAACGACGTGATATTCGAGGCCCACGAGAATGCTCCGTTCGGCATCGAAACGGCGGCTGAGGCTGCCCCTGTGCCGCTTTCACCGGTGCAAATTCAACAAGAATACTTTGAGAATCTGCCTGATTGTGACTGGGTGAA ATATGAACTGCACAATAGAAACTATTTGCTTCAAAACATGGCATTTGCCCTATTTGGTAGTCCAAGCACAGAAGGCGAGCTCAGTGAAGTAAGGAATGAAAGCGATGTACATCTCGAGGGCTATACACACAGGCAAAGGGAACAGGTGATGAGGGTCTATGAGAAGGTGTGTGAACAGA GCAAATACACTCAAAATGATGAAGATGTGATGATATCAGTACTTCTAATAGTATGTGCCAGACCGAAACCAGTGAAGTTCTACCAGCTTACACCATCTAACCACTGGTTAGATCTGCATCAGAAGGCCGACAGTGAAATATGGTGCACAGCTGTGTTTAGAGTAAGGAAATGTATTCCACAAACTGTGGGTG ccaAGTCATGTAAAGTGTTTATCGATGAAGACGCTCGAGTGTACCAGGACTGGGAGTCTTATTTGCTCAACAACACGCAACCTAAATGTGTCCTTATAGTGCCTGAGAATGGAGAATATGATGGGACTATTATTGAG GGAGGCGATCAAACATTCGCAGTGAAACTCACAGTAGCACCGTCCCCCACACTCGGCATCAAAGCGCAAGTGCTCAGCACAGTCGATACAGCGAGCACCGTAGCTTCCATCGGCGCTATAGGCGTACTCGGTGTGGCCGCGTTCACACCTGTGGCGCCGGTTGTACTGGCCGGGGCCGCTGTGGCCACAGTTTCTACGTGCTTGTACGGGCTTGTGAGGTCGTCGTTACATCTGCACGATCGGAGTTCACATGAGCAG ACCATCAGCCCCACGGACGCCGAGGCCCGCGGCAGCTGGCTGAACATCGCGGCATCGAGCGTGGGCCTGGCCGCCGGCGCTGCCTCCAACCTGCTGGCACGTTCTGCCGCTGCTGGCACTAATATGACCAAA ACTGGGCAAGCTCTCGCGGTGTCCGTGGAGGTGCTCCGACATGCGAATTTGGTGACAGGCGGCGCAGGCGTCGTCAACAGTCTCGTTCACATAATACTTAAA TACCGCCACGGCGAGCAGCCGACGAAACTGGAACTGTTCCAGTTCACAGCAGCGACTCTGTTCTTCTGCCACGCCGTCATGTCCAACAAGACGGCGCAGAGCATCATAGAAGACGCCCAGGCCAAGGCCATCAACGAATATCGGGCCACGCTCAGGAGTAATAGACACAG GAAGATCTTTGACAAGCTGAGCGCCGAATCTCGCCGAGTGGCGGGCACCGTCCAAGGCAACACGGAGGTCATCCGCGGCATCCAGAGCATCGGCGACAAGGACCAGTACTTCGCGTCCGTCCTCAAGATCAACAAGGACATCAACACGCACAAGCTCCGCATATCGATGACCGCTGATGGACAAGTCAACTTAAACGCCCAACATAAGTTTAACCCAGCAGACCTTAGCATGTTGGATTCAAATGGTAGGAGCCAATTGTTCAACTCCCTAGGGCCTGATACGCTACCAGCCAAAAATGTTCCTACTAAACTATCCACACCGATCACAGCTTCAAGATATATTGATACCCAAGAAGAAGAAAACAACAACCTCCTAGTCGGCATACATCCAGGTGAAGTTCTACGCATTGGTACGTATTTGGTACGCATCAGCGCTTCAGGAACGCAAAATATAGCCAAACTCCTAGAAGATTTAAGCCAGGAGATATACGCGAATCTTATGACTGTAGTCTTTAATATTCTTTCTAATCTCTTACCCAACGATATAGCCAGGCTTAGGCTGTTAAGCCCTGACGAGGATTTGGTTATGCAGATCGTTAATTTTGTCTTTAACTATATGAAACATCAGAGGCCTTTGGGCGAGCCGTGTGCGGAAAATGACAACGGTATCATTTACGTGTTGAAAGAGTTCTTCCAAGAAGGAAGGGTGCGCCAGGATATCATTCTCCTGTTGAAGGATCGTCTCATGACGTGGGTCGAAGAAGAGATCGATGCTAGAGCGCAGAGGTTTCCAAATAAGAAGCAAATCATTTGTGACCTCTGTCAAGGAATTCGATTTGCGTAG
- the LOC133522236 gene encoding dual specificity mitogen-activated protein kinase kinase 6, translating into MSGGKKKPPGFNFKKEEEVTVTPPRNLDKQTTITVDDKTFTVHADDLVKICDLGRGAYGIVEKMLHRPSNTTMAVKRITATFNTQSQELKRLLMDLDVSMRASACPYTVHFYGAMFREGDVWICMEVMDMSLDKFYAKVYKNNRTIPENILGKIAFSVVSALHYLHSKLKVIHRDVKPSNILINRKGEVKMCDFGISGYLVDSVAKTIDAGCKPYMAPERIDPTGNPGQYDIRSDVWSLGISMIELATGKFPYNTWGTPFEQLKQVVKDDPPSLPKDQFSADFDDMITQCLKKDYKQRPNYDALLAHPFCQEHSQKETDVCSFVIEILDLPEDS; encoded by the exons ATGTCTGGCGGGAAAAAAAAGCCACCCGGCTTCAACTTCAAGAAGGAGGAGGAAGTGACGGT taCGCCTCCTCGTAACTTGGACAAGCAAACTACTATAACTGTGGACGATAAAACATTTACGGTGCATGCTGATGATCTAGTCAAGATCTGCGACCTGGGCCGGGGCGCGTACGGCATTGTCGAGAAAATGCTGCACCGGCCCAGCAACACCACCATGGCTGTCAAG CGAATCACAGCAACATTTAACACACAGTCCCAAGAGCTGAAGCGTCTGCTAATGGACCTGGATGTCTCCATGCGCGCCAGCGCGTGCCCCTACACCGTGCACTTCTACGGAGCCATGTTCCGCGAGGGCGACGTCTGGATCTGCATGGAAGTCATGGACATGAGCCTCGACAAGTTCTATGCTAAAGTCTACAAGAACAACCGGACCATACCTGAGAACATACTCGGTAAAATAGCTTTCTCTGTTGTCAGCGCCTTACACTACCTCCACTCAAAACTCAAGGTAATCCACAGAGATGTGAAGCCTTCCAATATACTCATCAACAGAAAGGGAGAAGTCAAAATGTGTGACTTTGGTATATCGGGTTATTTAGTTGATTCTGTTGCTAAAACTATTGATGCAGGATGCAAACCGTACATGGCTCCCGAAAGGATCGATCCTACGGGCAATCCTGGCCAATATGATATACGTAGCGATGTTTGGTCTTTAGGGATATCAATGATAGAACTAGCTACAGGTAAATTCCCGTATAATACCTGGGGCACGCCATTTGAGCAGTTGAAACAAGTAGTCAAAGACGACCCGCCCAGTCTTCCAAAAGATCAATTTTCTGCGGATTTTGATGACATGATCACACAGTGCCTGAAGAAAGACTACAAGCAGAGGCCCAACTATGATGCCTTGCTCGCTCACCCGTTCTGCCAAGAGCACAGTCAGAAAGAAACAGACGTCTGCTCTTTCGTCATAGAGATATTAGACTTGCCCGAAGACTCCTAG
- the LOC133522234 gene encoding uncharacterized protein LOC133522234: protein MEVGSDVLLNQIRLKHENAANNSYVMVESSEGFRLRLRALIVALLGVSMSACALAAQPVELELDDDDVLQKLNNVSFARRITKPTIRLVLGYGRLSAMVTIISSLLLLVAVMSKQSWWRRGARWLAAPALLVIALETASDAGDTMLAAALRGAAEPAKLAAQTLAATILITIEILVWYFIAKFFEHNPQADVIEPEKPTELKAIEQ, encoded by the exons ATGGAAGTTGGAAGTGATGTTTTACTAAATCAAATTCGTCTAAAACATGAGAATGCAGCAAAC AATAGTTATGTAATGGTGGAGAGCTCTGAGGGCTTCCGCTTGCGGTTGCGCGCGCTGATCGTGGCGCTGCTCGGTGTCTCGATGTCGGCGTGCGCGCTCGCGGCGCAGCCCGTTGAGCTGGAGCTGGACGATGACGACGTCCTACAAAAGCTCAACAACGTTAGCTTTGCGAGGCG GATCACTAAGCCAACAATACGCCTTGTGTTGGGCTATGGGAGGCTAAGCGCTATGGTCACCATCATAAGCTCACTTTTGTTACTGGTAGCTGTCATGTCAAAG CAATCCTGGTGGCGTCGTGGCGCACGCTGGCTGGCGGCGCCAGCTCTGTTAGTGATCGCGCTGGAAACCGCGTCAGACGCCGGCGACACCATGCTGGCGGCGGCTCTGCGGGGCGCGGCCGAGCCGGCCAAACTGGCTGCTCAGACCCTCGCTGCTACCATACTGATCACCATCGAGATACTCGTCTG GTATTTCATTGCGAAATTCTTCGAACACAACCCACAGGCAGATGTTATCGAACCAGAAAAACCCACCGAATTAAAAGCTATCGAGCAATAG
- the LOC133522235 gene encoding DNA excision repair protein ERCC-6-like: MVDINKYLESQLALAKQKCDIKASSKKSLVSEKSKVAAELISKKQDKTLVNKKCSNSKHELRNNVDVSHAPTPNTSAVRDSDEGSEYLPSGEDEEEAEIPNINIPAFPTTSRTRQNVKKIIDDGDTHLYNERLENWKKYLSAARAGNYEGDSMSADINYVLDGHKDVDELHELQNGLNVPTYIWKQLYKYQKIGVKWLWELHQVQSGGLLGDEMGLGKTVQIIAFLAGLSKTHLGSWGGLGPSIIVAPATVIFQWVTHFHYWCPYIRVAVLHHSGSHSGNHNRLIRDLHDSHGILLITYAGVVKYSKDLMVRKWHYIILDEGHKIRNPETQVSKLVKKFQTPHKILITGSPMQNSLQELWSLFDFMRPGLLGTYNAFMEHFAQPITQGGYANATEFQEATAFEIAKALKNMITPYMLRRTKAEVQEHIKLPEKNEQVLFCALSQEQRDLYMGYLMSSTVRSILDKESRYGDPLRARVLVALSTLRKICNHPDLYLYEAQEECEKIDEQSFGSWKRSGKMTVVHSLLKIWQKQGHRALIFSQSRAMLCLLEQYLQNQDYKYLKMDGTVSVGIRQNLIKNFNENPEYLVFLATTRVGGLGVNLTGADRVIIYDPDWNPATDSQAKERAWRIGQQRKVTVYRLLSGGTIEEKIYQRQIFKHFLSNKILIDPNQKNVLTTSTLQGLFTFDELNCEGDTETAALFKHTKVSVNHRKQETDKQVATNSRDSISKKKLEEMRRQAREISRKIASNVKPKITEHAEDPREKYKKKRDLLINPPVVHPPEINLIDDKVTNVPFDSVLSELDIINMHSKKDYEENLLKEALKVKETELEEGEVSGDGDDDIMQNVDIMNNSGNPEIVNGDEDSEHKKESSISLEIVPDSKVENEIHSEINDQSNPPESVLNIEVGQTFHKHHKSKRKRKHSSDNSEPEIENLIAMKKVKKKKSKKEKEKLHNDDDYVLSKLFAKAGVKNALQHDVVVGLAEKEKRHRLKEEATKKARHAVRAVKFSTK, from the coding sequence atggtagacataaataaatacctcgAAAGTCAACTGGCACTTGCTAAGCAAAAATGTGACATAAAAGCGAGCTCTAAAAAGTCTTTGGTGTCAGAGAAAAGTAAGGTGGCCGCCGaattaatatctaaaaaacaGGACAAAACTTTAGTGAATAAAAAATGTTCTAATTCTAAACATGAACTGAGGAATAATGTAGACGTATCACATGCTCCTACTCCTAATACGTCTGCCGTGCGGGACTCTGATGAAGGCAGTGAATATTTACCTTCTGGCGAAGATGAAGAAGAAGCGGAGATACCTAACATTAACATCCCTGCATTCCCCACTACGTCGCGCACCAGGCAAAACGTGAAGAAAATAATAGATGACGGTGACACACATCTCTACAATGAAAGGTTAGAAAACTGGAAAAAATACCTTTCAGCAGCTCGCGCCGGAAATTATGAAGGAGACTCCATGTCAGCAGATATCAACTATGTTCTAGATGGCCACAAGGATGTAGATGAATTACATGAACTGCAAAATGGCCTTAATGTCCCTACTTACATTTGGAAGCAATTGTACAAGTATCAAAAGATTGGTGTCAAGTGGTTATGGGAGTTGCATCAGGTGCAGTCTGGAGGTTTACTTGGTGATGAAATGGGATTAGGAAAAACTGTACAAATTATAGCATTCCTGGCTGGACTGTCCAAGACTCATCTAGGCAGCTGGGGTGGACTAGGCCCATCCATAATTGTGGCACCAGCTACCGTTATTTTCCAGTGGGTAACACACTTTCACTACTGGTGCCCTTACATTAGGGTTGCTGTGCTCCACCACTCTGGCTCTCACTCTGGAAATCACAACAGACTTATTCGGGATCTGCATGATTCACATGGCATCTTACTCATAACATATGCTGGTGTTGTCAAATACAGCAAAGACCTGATGGTCAGGAAATGGCATTACATTATATTGGATGAAGGCCACAAGATCAGAAACCCTGAAACTCAAGTTAGTAAGCTTGTTAAAAAATTTCAGACACCTCACAAAATACTAATTACTGGATCTCCTATGCAAAATAGTTTACAAGAACTTTGGTCATTATTTGACTTCATGAGGCCTGGCCTTCTTGGTACTTATAATGCATTTATGGAACATTTTGCTCAACCAATAACCCAAGGAGGATATGCCAATGCTACTGAATTCCAAGAAGCAACAGCTTTTGAAATTGCAAAAGCACTTAAAAATATGATTACACCATACATGTTGCGCAGAACCAAAGCAGAAGTGCAGGAGCATATAAAACTGCCTGAGAAAAATGAACAAGTACTTTTCTGTGCATTGAGCCAGGAACAGAGAGACCTGTATATGGGTTATCTTATGAGTTCAACTGTAAGGAGTATTCTAGATAAAGAAAGCAGATATGGTGATCCACTGAGAGCCAGAGTATTAGTTGCTCTATCAACATTAAGAAAAATCTGCAACCATCCTGATCTATATCTATATGAAGCTCAAGAGGAATGTGAAAAAATTGATGAACAATCTTTTGGTTCTTGGAAGAGGTCTGGTAAAATGACAGTAGTACATTCTCTTTTAAAGATATGGCAGAAGCAAGGTCACAGAGCCTTGATATTTTCACAATCAAGagcaatgttatgtttactGGAACAGTATTTACAAAACCAagattataaatacttaaaaatggATGGCACTGTAAGTGTTGGTATTAGacaaaatttaattaagaaCTTCAATGAAAATCCAGAATATCTGGTATTCCTGGCAACAACAAGAGTCGGAGGCTTAGGAGTAAATCTCACAGGAGCTGATAGGGTAATTATTTATGACCCCGATTGGAATCCAGCCACAGACAGCCAAGCCAAAGAAAGAGCTTGGAGAATTGGTCAGCAGAGAAAAGTTACTGTGTATAGACTTTTATCTGGAGGCActattgaagaaaaaatataccaaagacaaatattcaaacattttctaagcaataaaatactaatagaTCCAAATCAAAAAAATGTTCTAACAACTAGCACATTACAAGGTCTTTTCACTTTTGATGAACTAAATTGTGAAGGAGATACTGAAACTGCAGCTCTTTTTAAACATACAAAGGTCAGTGTGAATCATAGAAAACAAGAAACAGATAAGCAAGTAGCTACAAATAGTAGAGACTcaatatcaaaaaagaaattaGAAGAAATGAGAAGACAGGCCAGGGAAATAAGCAGAAAAATTGCAAGTAATGTTAAGCCGAAAATCACAGAACATGCAGAAGATCCTCGagaaaaatacaagaaaaaaagaGATCTCCTTATTAATCCTCCTGTAGTCCATCCaccagaaataaatttaattgatGACAAAGTTACCAATGTTCCATTTGACAGTGTTTTATCAGAGTTAGATATCATTAACATGCACTCCAAGAAggattatgaagaaaatttacTCAAAGAGGCACTTAAAGTAAAAGAGACCGAATTAGAGGAGGGTGAAGTGTCTGGTGATGGAGATGATGATATTATGCAAAATGTAGATATTATGAACAATTCTGGTAACCCAGAAATTGTTAATGGTGATGAAGATTCTGAACACAAAAAAGAATCATCAATATCATTAGAAATTGTACCTGATAGTAAAGTAGAGAATGAGATTCACAGTGAAATTAATGATCAATCAAACCCACCAGAAAGTGTACTTAATATTGAAGTAGGCCAAACTTTTCATAAGCATCACAAATCAAAACGCAAAAGAAAACATTCTTCAGACAATTCTGAACCAGAAATAGAGAACTTGATAGCCATGAAAAAGGTCAAAAAGAAGAAAagtaagaaagaaaaagaaaagctTCACAATGACGATGATTACGTTTTGAGCAAGTTGTTTGCAAAAGCTGGAGTAAAGAATGCATTACAGCATGATGTAGTGGTAGGTTTGGCTGAAAAAGAGAAGAGACATCGGTTGAAAGAAGAAGCTACTAAGAAAGCGAGACACGCTGTTAGAGCTGTAAAGTTCTCTACAAAATAA